From Vidua macroura isolate BioBank_ID:100142 chromosome 5, ASM2450914v1, whole genome shotgun sequence, the proteins below share one genomic window:
- the ATF4 gene encoding cyclic AMP-dependent transcription factor ATF-4: MSFLNNEMLLGDSISPFSQPCSVAEESLGLLDDYLEVAEPLGSHGFSSDKAKAVSSNWLAVDSLGNTIDSSQEDAFSGMEWMVEKMDLKEFDFDALLGMEHLEATVSPDELMATLEDTCDLFNATIQEFHNKELPLMNNVITHLPESPIGADPMAPLTSLWSFPLSPGSLTSTPDHSFSLELGSEVDVLEGERKREYPTVVVVITKSEKEDENHSDDSGICMSPDSYLGTPQHSPTNSVGSPNGNQFPADAPCGSVRSKPYDHPEEKVVSAKVKGEKKIDKKLKKMEQNKTAATRYRQKKRAEQEALSGECRELEQKNQALKEKADSLSKEIQYLKDLIEEVRKAKGKRARVPE, encoded by the exons ATGAGCTTCTTGAACAACGAGATGCTGTTGGGGGATTCAATATCCCCCTTCAGCCAGCCGTGTTCGGTGGCTGAGGAAAGTCTGGGACTCCTAGATGACTACCTGGAGGTGGCCGAGCCCCTCGGTTCGCATGGGTTCTCCAGCGACAAGGCTAAGGCAGTCTCCTCCAATTGGCTTGCTGTGGACAGTTTAGGCAACACCATAGATAGCAGTCAGG AGGATGCCTTCTCTGGCATGGAGTGGATGGTGGAGAAGATGGATCTGAAGGAATTTGATTTTGATGCCCTGTTAGGTATGGAACATCTGGAAGCCACCGTCTCACCAGACGAGCTGATGGCCACGTTGGAAGACACGTGTGATCTATTTAATGCTACCATCCAGGAATTTCACAACAAAGAACTTCCACTGATGAATAATGTAATCACCCATCTCCCCGAATCCCCCATTGGAGCAGATCCAATGGCCCCATTGACTTCCCTTTGgtcttttcccctctccccgGGGTCTCTGACTTCCACTCCAGACCACTCATTTAGTTTAGAACTAGGTAGTGAAGTGGATGttctggaaggagaaagaaaacgGGAGTACCCCACTGTTGTGGTGGTGATCACCAAGTCTGAGAAAGAGGACGAGAACCACTCTGATGATAGTGGAATATGCATGAGCCCAGACTCCTACCTGGGaaccccccagcacagccccaccaaTTCAGTTGGATCCCCCAATGGCAACCAGTTCCCTGCAGATGCCCCTTGTGGCTCTGTGAGGTCCAAACCATACGATCATCCTGAAGAGAAGGTAGTGTCAGCAAAggtgaaaggagaaaagaaaatagataaaaaactaaaaaagatGGAGCAGAATAAGACTGCTGCCACACGTTACCGGCAGAAAAAGAGGGCGGAACAGGAAGCGCTGTCTGGGGAGTGCAGAGAGTTGGAGCAGAAGAACCAGGCCCTGAAGGAGAAAGCAGATTCCCTTAGTAAGGAAATTCAGTACTTAAAAGATCTGATAGAAGAGGTCCGCAAGGCCAAGGGCAAAAGAGCTAGAGTCCCCGAGTAG
- the RPS19BP1 gene encoding active regulator of SIRT1, giving the protein MSASLLRRGLELLEPPGRAKAPPGLQRGRAGPRAAGAARRRKRAPEPGRNKATVKGRVVKSAIEEYHKKKPVNHLRENLKYMLKGRLVADKAVTEQVLAQNRGRKSKDQPPEKTEKKKPEGTVFTEEDFRKFEREYFGIP; this is encoded by the exons ATGTCGGCATCGCTGCTGCGCCgcggcctggagctgctggagccgcCGG GCCGGGCGAAGGCGCCGCCGGGACTCCAGCGAGGCCGGGCCGGCCCcagggcggcgggcgcggcgagGCGGAGGAAGAGGGCCCCGGAGCCCGGCAGGAACAAGGCCACGGTCAAGGGCAGAGTCGTGAAGTCGGCGATAG AGGAGTACCATAAGAAGAAGCCTGTGAATCACTTGAGAGAAAACCTGAAGTACATGTTAAAGGGACGGCTTGTTGCAGACAAAGCTGTCACAGAACAA GTTCTTGCTCAGAACAGAGGCAGGAAGTCCAAAGATCAGCCTccagagaagacagaaaagaagaagCCCGAAGGCACTGTGTTTACTGAGGAAGATTTCCGTAAATTTGAGAGGGAATACTTTGGGATCCCATAA